The following DNA comes from Mycolicibacterium lutetiense.
ATCGGCGCCGTCCCAGGCGGCGGCTTTCGCGCTGGCCCGTGCGATCATGGCCGCGCCGACCCCTGAGAGTGTGGCGGGCCTCGCGGACACTACGCGCGACGTACGGCACGCCGGGATCAAGAAGAAGTTCACCAGGTATGTGAAGGAGGCCCGTCGCGCAATTGGCGGGCGCCCGGACGTCGCCTTGCGGCTGCCGTTCGACACTGCCCCCTCAAAGGCCCAATTGACCACGTGGACCAAGGCACTGGAGGCAGGGTGGCTCGTTTCCGCGTCGTGGTCGTATTCGACGTGGATCGACGCTGCATTCGCCGTTCCGGTCGCTCCGATCAGCAAGAGCCTCGTCTGGCAGATCGTCGACGGGCCGGCATTCCTCGGCGAGCCGGGCGACTTCGCTGACGCGGAGGGCCGCCCGGTCGGCGTCTTGGACAGCGCCCGGATCCGACTCTGGCACCCCGCTGCGGCGACTCACGCCGAACGGAGCGCGTGGCGTCTTCGCGTCCGAAACCTGAAACTGGTGCAGCCTTTTGCGCAGGTGTTACGCGAGCACTACACCAATGCCGACGCCGACCGGTTGATCGCCGATCACGCGATTCTGAATGTGCGACAGCTGACCGGTCTGTATCGAGCAGAGGGATGGACCAGCGGAGGCCACGAAACGATCACCCGACGGGTGGGGACGGTGGGCGCGGAGATGTGGTTCGACGGCTCGGTGTACCCGGGCTCGGGTCTGGAGACGTGCAGTGCAGCAGGCCTGCGCGTCGGAGCGCTGGGAATGGCCGCGGACGGCTCCGTGACGATCGCAGTCGAGGGATGCGACGACGTGCCTGCCGTGTCCGAGATCATTCGCTCGGCAGACCTGATCGTCAGCGCCTCAACTGTTGCGGCCCTTCGCGATTAGATCTGCCAATCGTTGGAGCCGTCGTACCGGGAGTAGGTGCCGGTTGAGTTCTGAACGATGATGGGATCGCCGGGCTTGAAGTTGTCGAAGAACCACTGCGCGTTGGCGGGGCTGATGTTGATGCAGCCGTGGCTGACGTTGCGCTTGCCCTGATCGGCCACCGACCACGGGGCGCTGTGCACGAAGTCGCCGCTGTCGTCGAAGCGGACGGCCAGATCGACCGTCAGCTTGTATCCGTTCGGCGAGTTGACCGGGACGCCATAGGTCGACGAATCCATCACCACCGAGGGCATCTTCTCTTGAACGTAGAAGGTGCCGTTCGGCGTCTGGTGGCCGCCGGATGCCTTACCCATCGACATCGGGATGGTTTTCTCCACGGTCCCGTTACGGGTCACGGTGAGTTGGTGGGTGGTGTCGTTCGCCGTGGCCACCAGCGTGTCCCCGGTGTTGAAGTTGGACACCGTGCCGCCGGCGTCGACGGTGACCGCGGTGTGGGCGGGCCAGAAGCTCAGCGGACGCCAGCGCAGTTGCGTGGGGGTGATCCAGTAGAACTTGCCGGGGACTTCCGGGACCGACGAGACATGAATGGCGTTTTCGGTTGCACCGGCGTCATCGACGGGTCCCGGGAAGTTGATGATGATCGGCTGGGCCACACCGACGGTCGAGCCGTCGGCGGGGACGAGCCTCGGCGGCTCGAACGGCGCCGGATCTGCCTGCGCGGTACCCGCACCCAGGATGAGCGCGCAGCCCACCATCGACGCCGCTCCGGCTGCTTTCACAGCGCCGAAAAGTCTTTCCCTCGTCCAGTCACCCATCTCACCATCGTGTCACCTCCGTCAGCCCTGTCTGGCGAAGCGGGCCGCAGACGAGACCACCACGGGCGTCGCCGGGTGGCAGCCCCCGAGTGCGCGTCCCGTTTGTGACGGCACACCTCGCCGGCGGCGGCCACTGCCGTCGGATCGAATCCGGGCGGCACCGGGCCATCGGCCACCAACGCCCGGACCAAGGCTTCCTGCCGCTGAGCCAGGTTGTCTGTCATGCCCACGCCTTTCGCGCGCAGGTGGTGATCGGCGCGGCCCCGGCGGCCGTGGCGATCGCGTCCAGTTCGTCGAACAGTTCGGCCGCCGGTGGGTACCGTCCGTCACGCTCGAGCATGAACGGGGTGTCCACCCGTTCACGCAGGGCGGTGACCAGGTCCAGCACCTCCGGTGGCGTCCGATCGGTGTGGGTGTCGTGATAGAAATCGTCGTCCTGCCGGCCGCCCGCGACGTGGCTGTAGGCGACCCGCTCGATAGGGAGCCGGGCGAGCTCGCGGTGCGGGTCGAGACCCCGGTTCCGGGCATTGGCATAGACATTCGCCACGTCGAGCACCAGCAGCACGTCGGTGCGCTCGATCAGCTCGGTGAGGAACTCCGATTCACTGAGATCCGACTCGGGCCATTCCACGAACGCGGCGATGTTCTCGACCGCCAGTGGTACCGGCAGCTGCCTGCAGGTCCGGGTGATGTTCCGCGCCAATACATCCACTGCCTCCCGGGTGCGGGGCACCGGCAGCAGGTGCCCCGCCTCGATCCCGCCGGCCCGCACGAAGGCGATGTGCTCGCTGACCAAGGGGGATCCCAGCGCCTCCGCGCAGGCCGCCAATCGGTGGATCCGGGCGGGCTGCACCGGTTCCACACCGCCCAGGGACAGCGCGACCCCGTGCGGGATCACCGGGACCCCGGCGGCGGCAAGCCCGGCGAGCAGGGGATCCGGCCGGGCCCGACGGCGCCGCATCGGCACGGCCTCGGCGATCACCTCACAGAACCCGGGCGTGAGGTCGGCCATCAGCCCGGCGATTTCGCGGCGCCACCCCAGGCCCACGTCGCCCAGCGCGGGCACGGTGCGGGCGGTGACCGTCATCCGCCACACCCACCGCAGCCGCCGCACCCACCACAGCCGCCACCCCCGCCGCCGTCACCGCCGCAGGAGGCGCCACAGCCGCCGCCGTCGCCGCCCCCGGAGGGATCCCCGGCCAGCTGTACCGAACTGGAGTAGTCGGGGTCTACCGCCCACAGTGCTGCGGTGCCGAACAGCGCCGCGGAAAGGGCCACCGCCGCCGGCCCATACGTTTCGAACGCCGGGCGCTTGGCCGGATCGAGGTAGGCCAGGTGCCCCTGTTCGGCGGCGAGACGTTGCCGGCCGGCTCGTGTCAGCCGGCCCACTGTGAGCAGTCGGGGCAGCACGAGGGCGCTGTAGGAGACGGTCGCCAGGGTCAGCACCACCAACGGCACCACGTAGCTCGGCTGTTCCTCGACATGGGTCGCCAGGTACACGCAGAAGGCGATGCCGACCGCCAGCACGAGAAACGACGGTGCCGCACCCCACCGCATCCGGGTCCGCTCGGACCGGCTGCGGAGCAGGCCGCGCTCACTCAGCTGTTCTTCCAGCGCGGCGAGGTCGGCCTGGGAATCGTTGTACAGGCTCGGCACGGTGTGCCCCGCGTCGGCGGCGACCCGCGCCAGCGTCTGCTCGGTGAACCGGTCGTCCTGCGGGCCGGCCGGCACCGCGCGGTCCACCCGGCCGTTGCCGGTGATCCGTCCACTGGCGCGCAGCCCGGCCAGGGCGGCGACCACCGGAGCGACCTCCGATCGCAGCAGCGCGAGCTCGGTCGGGCTGATCGGGTCCTGGTTGACCGGGCGCCGCGGCGCAGTGGCGGTCCGCCAGAGCACCGCGAAGACCGCCGCTGCGACCAGAGCGGCCAGATACCACTTCGCCTCTGCGGTCATCGCCGACGCGTACCTATCAATCATTTCCTCGATCGACATCACAGTCACCTCCTGGTGTTCGGTTCAGACCACCGTGCCGGGGCTGTGCCCGTTACCGGTCACAACTTTCAGTCAGATCGCGGTATCGCACGGCCTGGCTGAACCAGCAAGCGTGCACGGCGGAGGACAGGGGTTGATGAGGACTTGATGGCTGATGGCTGAGGAAAATCCGTGCTTCCGCGGCTAAGCTGGCACTGGTTCAGAAGATGAAAGCGTGGCGACGATGTCCCGTGCGGTTTGGTTTCCCCGACTGCTGGTCGGGTGTTGTGCCGCTGCAATGGTCTTTGCCCCGTCAGCCACCGCCGAGCCGGCAGCGTTGGATCCGACCGGGAACCGCTCCGGTGGACCGGTTCCGACCGTCAATGGGGTGCCGTGTGTGGGCGGCAATCTGGGGGTCTGTCTGAGCTTCCGGCAGAACCGGCCACCGGCCGCCAGCCCGGGTGCGCGGTCCAGCGTCGGCCATAGCCCCACCGTTCGCCGCTGACCGGCATTACCATGGCAGCCCGAGATGAACAGTCCCACGACGTCGGTTGAAACCGACAACAGCGCGTTCCGGTCGCGGTTACTCGATGCCATGATTCAGTCGGTCATCGAGGACGGATATCAGAACACCACGGTCGCCGATATCGTGCGCCGGGCCAAGACCTCGCGGCGCACCTTCTATGAGCACTTCGCCAGCCGCGAGGAGTGCTTTGTTGCCCTGCTGACCTCGGTAAACACCAAGCATGTGGGTGAAATCGCCGGAAAGGTCGAGAGACAGGCGCCGTGGCAGGATCAGGTTCGCCAGGCGGTCGAGGCGTGGATCGGTTCCTATCAGGCCCACCCCGAGTTGATGCTGGCCTGGATTCGCGATCTGCCGACCATGGGGACCGCGGCGCGGGCGCTGCAGCGCGAGTCGATGGAGAACTTCATCACGATGGTGGAGGTGATGACGAGCTCCGAGGCGTTCCGCTCGGCCGGAGTGTCGATCTCACGGCGCCGCACCATCATGATGATCGGTGGGTTGCGTGAGCTCACCGCGATGACCGTCGAGACCGGCGGCGAGGTGGGGGAGATCATCGAGGACGCGGTGCAGGCCTGCACCGCGATGTTGACCCCGCTCAGCTGACCGCGACCTGGGCCTGCTGGTGGCGGCGCTGCCGTTCGATGGTGGCGAAGTAGAACGCGAAGGCGAAGGCGAAGCTGGTGAACAGGCTCGCGACAAAGAACAACCAGGGGTGACGGATGCCGCGTCGTAGCCCGTCGATGATCGTAAACAGCGGCAGCAGAATGACATTGGCGATCGTGTAGTCGGCGCTGGCCGAGCCCGCGGCGGGGTTGGCGTACCCGAGCGTGATGAATTCCTGCCAACTTCCGGGGCCCCAGATCGGATTGCCGCCCGGTTGGGCGTACTGCGAGACGAACTGCATGTTGAAGTACCAGCAGATCGGGATCGATGCGAGGCCGACGACGTAGAAGGCCAGTTCGACCCGGGACAGTGCCGGCCCGGGCGGGCGGGCAAAGATCCCGGGGTTGAGACGGACCACGAGCGCGACGACCGTCACGCCCAGAATTGCATGAACGATGAGCGACACCATGGCGTGAGCACACTCGCGATCTGAAGTTTTGTCAATATTGACATTTCTGGCCGCCGGGCGACGGCTCGGCGATGCGGTAATTTCACTGACATGGTCAGGCCCGCGCAGACCGCGCGCAGTGAGCGCACACGCGAGGCGTTGCGGCAGGCCGCGCTGGTGCGATTCCTCGCCCAGGGGGTCGAGGACACCTCGGCCGAGCAGATCGCCGCCGACGCCGGGGTTTCCCTGCGCACCTTCTATCGGCATTTCACGTCCAAACACGACCTGCTGTTCGCCGACTATGACGCCGGCCTGCACTGGTTCCGGGCCGCGCTGGCCGAACGGCCGGCGTCCGAATCGGTCCTCGACTCGGTGCAGTCGGCGATCCTGGCCTTCCCTTACGACGTCGATGCGGTGACCAAGATTGCAAGCATGCGCGCGGTGGAACTCGACCCCGACCGGATCGTGCGCCACATCCGCCAGGTCGAATCGGACTTCGCCGACGCGGTGGCCGAACTGCTCGTGGCGCGTCGGGGCCGGGTGCCGCTGGGGGATGACCGGCTGCGGATCGTGGTGACCGCCCGATGTGTCGCGGCTTCGGTGTTCGGGGCCATGGAGTTGTGGATGATCGGCAACGAGGCGGGGGAGCGGTCACTGCCCGAGCTGGCCCGGATGTGCCGGGCCGCGCTGGAAGCGCTGCGATCGGGGCTCGATTGATGTTTTGTCATTATTGACAAAACATTGGGCTCGGTGTCAGCCTCAGTCGATGGCGGAATACGACGCGATCGTGATCGGTGCCGGGCACAACGGGCTGGCTGCGGCGGCCCTGTTGGCGCGGGCCGGAAAGCGCACCCTGTGCCTGGAGGCCAAGCGATATGCCGGCGGGATGGCATCGACCGTCGAGCTTTTCGACGGCTACCGCTTCGAAATCGCCGGGTCGCTGCAGTTCCCCACCTCGGCCGTGGTCAGCGCCGAATTGGGGTTGGATGCCTTGCCGACCGTGGACCTGGAGGTCATGTCGGTATCGCTGCGCGGAATCGGTGACCCGCCGGTCGTCTACTACGCCGACCCGATGAAGATGCTGGGCCACCTCGGTGAGGTGCACGGCGCCGACGCGGTGGCCGGAATGGCGGGCCTGATGGCCTGGAGTCTGGCGCCCACCCGGGCCCTGGGCCGGTTCGACGCGGGCCGTCCGCCTCGCACCCTCGACGAGATGTATGCCTGCGCGGCAACTGAATCCGAGCGGGCGGCCATCGATGATCTGCTGTTCGGATCGGTCAGCGATGTCCTGGACCGTTACCTGCCGGACAAGGACAAGCACGGCGCGTTGCGCGGCATGCTGGCCTTCCTGGCGGTCAACACCACCTACCGGGGACCTGAAACGCCGGGCAGCGCGGCCGCCCTGGCCTACGGCCTGGCGGTGCCCGACGAGAACGCCGTGCTGATGAAGAAGCTGGCGGGCGGGATCGGCGCTCTGACCGACCATCTGCATGCCCTGCTGACCGCCGCAGGGGGTGAACTGCGGTTGCGCAGCAGCGTCGACCGGATCACGGTCGACGCCGGCCGGATCACCGGAGTGCGACTGTCCGACGGCACCGCGATCACCGCGCCCGTCGTGGTGTCGGCGATCGCCCCGGACACCACGGTCACCAAGCTCATCGACCCCGAGGCAATACCGGCCGAGGTGCGTGAGCGGTTCACCCGGATCGACCATCGCGGAAGCTATCTGCAGATGCATTTCGCGCTCGACGGGGCACCCACCTTCGACGCTCCCTACGAATTGCTCAACGACCCGGAAATGCAGGCCGCCATCGGCATTTTCAGCACGCCGGAAGAACTGCAGCAGCAGTGGCAGGACGCCCGCCGCGGGATCGTGCCCGCCGATCCCGCGATCGCCTTCCAGATCCCCTCGGCCCACGATCCGACTCTGGCCCCGGCGGGCAAGCATGCCGCCTCGGCGTTCGCGTTGTGGTTCCCGGTCGAGGAGTCGGCCTCCGGCTACGGCGAACTCAAGGACGAGATGGGCCGGCGGGTCATCGAGAAAATCAGCCGGTTGGCACCGGATTTCGAGAAGCGGATCATCCGGCACACCACCTTCACACCGCGCCATATGGGCACGATGTTCGGTGCGCCGGGCGGCGACTACTGCCACGGCCTGATCCATCCCGAGCAGATGGGCCCCAACCGTCCCGGCCCCAAAGGGTATGTCGGTCAACCGATTCCCATTGACGGTCTGTATCTGGCCAGTGCGGGCTGCCACGGCGGGCCGGGGATCACCTTCATCCCCGGCTACAACGCCGCCAAGGCGGTGCTGGACGACTAACGGTTGTTCAGCTGGTCGACCCAGTCCTTGGGTACCTGCCCCTTCGGCCCGGGCGCCGGCTGGTCCACGGGATGATGCTGCGGCGGCGCAAGCTCGGGCCCGTCGTAGTACTGGTTGGTCTCGAAGTCCCAGAACCAGTCCTCGCCCGGCTCGAACGAGCGGATGATCGGGTGCCCGGTCTCGCGCCAATGCGCCGACGCGTGACGGGCCAACGAATCATCACAGCAACCGATATGCCCGCACGCCGCACAGCGTCGCAGATGGACCCACCAGCCCCCAGCGGCGGTGCACTCCGCGCATCCGGTTCCGCTGGGGAGGGCGGTCTGATCGACCGGATTAGTCATATCGGTGAGCGTAGCCCCGGGTAATCTCGCCGCATGGCAACCAGCGATTCCCGTGAAGTAGTGATCGAGGCGACCCCACAGGAGATCCTCGACGTCGTCGCCGATGTCGAGGCGACGCCGAGCTGGTCGCCGCAATACCAGCGTGCCGAGATCCTCGAGTCCTACGACGACGGCCGGCCCAAGCAGGTGAAGATGACGGTCAAGGCCGCCGGGCTGACCGACGAGCAGGTCATCGAATACACCTGGAGCGAGAACAAGGTCAGCTGGACGTTGGTGCGCGCCGGTCAGCTCAAGGCGCAGGACGCCAGCTACACCCTGACCCCCGATGGCGACAAGACCAAGGTTCGGTTCGACATCTCCATCGATCTGTCGGTGCCGCTGCCGGGCTTCATCCTCAAGCGGACCATGAAAGGCGGCGTCGAGACCGCCACCGAAGGCCTCCGCAAGCAGGTGCTCAAGGTCAAGAAGGGCTAGCCCGTCAGCTCGAGTTGGCTTCCGACGCGGACTGCGCCAACTCGGTCAGCAGTGGCGGGATGTCCATCCGCCCCAGCATCACCTCGACGAACACCATGCGGTCGGGCGTGGCCGCCGCGGTGCTCAGTGCATCGTCGAGTTCGCCGTAGGTGCGGGCCCGGAACGTCAGCGCATCGGAGACACCCAGTGCTGTGGGCAGTTCGGTCCAGCGCCATCCGGTGATGTCGTTGTATTCGGCGGTGACACCGTGGATTGCGCGTTCCACGGTGTAGCCGTCGTTGTTGACCACCACCACGACGGGTGCCAGGCCCTCGCGGCCGAAGCTGCCCAACTCCTGGATGGTCAGCTGCGCGGCGCCGTCACCGATGAGCAGCACCGTGCGGCGGTCCCGGTCGGCGAGTCCGGCACCGAGTGCGGCGGGCAGGGTGTAGCCGATCGAACCCCACAGGGGCTGGCCGATGAACGTCACGCCCGACGCCAACCGGTGGCCGGCCATCCCGTAGAACGACGTGCCCTGATCGGCGAGCACCACGTTGCCGGGTGTGAGGGCTTCAGAAAGCCTGTCCCACAGGATCTCCTGGGTCAACGCGACATACGGTCCGGGCGGGTCGGTGTGCGTCCGAGTGGGAAGCGGGGGCAGCGCCGGTGAGGTGATGCCGCGCTCGGTGAGGATCGCCGTGACGGCCCCGAGCGCGGCCGACATGTCCAGCGGAGCATAGACCTGCCCGGCCACCACGCTCTGGTTCACGCCGATGTCGATGGTGCGGGCCGGGTCGATGCGTTGGCTGAAGAACCCGCTGACCATGTCGGTGAACAACACGCCCGCGGTCACCAGCACCGGAGCGTCCTCGATCGCCTCGCGTACCGAATCTTCGCTGGCCGCACCGGCATAGATACCCAGATAGTTGGGTGAGCTCTCATCGACCAGGCTCTTGCCCCACATCAATGTGGCATGACCGACCGTATCGGCTGCCAACAGCGCGCTGAGTTCGTCGATGCAGTCCAGCCGGTGCACCAGGAAATCGGCGAGCACGGTCAGCCGGTGATCGCCGATCATCTCGGCGGCCGCCGCAGTGAACATCGACAGCGCGCGCGGACTGGTGCCGGCGGTGTAGCGGGGTAGCGGTGCGGTGGGAGGCTCGGTGGGGAACCGGGCCACATCCGTCGCGATCAACAGATAGCCGGGCCGCTTCTGCTCGCGCACCTCGGAGAGCACCCGGTCGATCTCGCGCGTCGCCGTCGCCGGCACCAGATTCGCCTGGGCACAGGTGATCTCGCGACTGATCCGCAGAAAGTGATCGAAGTCCCCGTCGCCCAGGGTGTGGTGAACGATGCGTCGCGCTGCCTGCGAATCCTTGGACGGCGCGCCGACGATGTGCACCACCGGCACATGTTCGGCGTAGCTGCCGGCAACCGCATTCGCCGCCGACAACTCACCGACCCCGAACGTGGTGACCAGGGCGGCCATGCCGCGCAACCGACCATAGCCGTCGGCGGCATAGCCGGCGTTGAGCTCGTTGGCGCCACCCACCCAGCGGAGTGTGGGGTGGGCGAGGATGTGGTCGAGGAACTCGAGCTGATAGTCGCCGGGCACGCCGAAAACCTCGGTCACCCCCAATTCGGCAAGCCGGTCCAGCAGGTAGTCGCCGACGGTGTAGCCGCTTTCTCCCATGCCTTAGTGTGCCTCGCATGACCAACACCGGACCGCTCGCCGGAGTGCGAGTTATCGAACTCGGGGGCATCGGCCCGGGACCGCACGCCGCGATGATGCTCTCGGACCTGGGTGCCGACGTGGTGCGGGTGCGTCGTCCCGGCGGCCTGACCATGCCCGCCGAGAACCTCGATCTGATGCACCGCGGCAAGCGCATCGTGGACCTGGACGTCAAGTCCGAGCCCGGCAAGCTGTTGGACCTGGTCGCCAAAGCCGATGTGCTGCTGGACTGTTTCCGTCCCGGCACCTGCGAACGTCTCGGTATCGGGCCGGCTGAGTGTGAGGCCGTCAATCCGCGCCTGATCTTCGCCCGGATCACCGGCTGGGGCCAGGACGGTCCGCTGGCCACGACGGCCGGTCACGACATCAACTACCTGTCGCAGACCGGCGCGCTGAGCGCGATCGGTTACCGCGACCGCCCGCCGGTGGCCCCGCTCAACCTTGTCGCCGATTTCGGCGGCGGCTCGATGCTCGTCGTCATCGGCATCGTCACCGCGCTGTACGAGCGGGAACGCTCGGGCAAGGGGCAGGTCATCGATGCCGCGATGGTCGATGGCGTCAGCATGCTGGCGCAGATGATGTGGACGATGCGGGCCACCGGATCGCTGCGCGACGAACGCGAGTCGTTCCTGCTCGACGGCGGCGCCCCGTACTACCGGACCTACGAGACGTCCGACGGCGGCTACATGGCGGTCGGGTCGATCGAGCCGCAGTTCTTCGCGCAGCTGGTGGCCGGTCTCGGTCTGGACGCCGCCGCGATCCCCGGGCAGTTCGAACTGGCGCGGTATGACGAGATGCGGGCCATCTTCACGGAGCGGTTCGCCACCAAGACCCGCGACGAGTGGACCAAGATCTTCGCGGGTACCGACGCGTGTGTGACACCGGTGCTCACCTGGGGTGAGGCTGCCGAGGGCGAGCATCTGCTGGCCCGCTCCACCCTGGTCACCGTGGACGGTGTCGCGCAGGCCGCCCCGGCCCCGCGGTTCTCCCGGACCTCGCCTTCGACACCCGGCCGGCCGCCGCAGTCGAGCACCGACATCGCCGACATCGGCTGGACCTGACCGGTGCGCAGGGCCTTTGTACCCTGGCAATCGGGCTCGGAAGCAGCCACGATGGGGGTGTGACTTCCACGGACGCACCAGTAGTAGTCGGAATCAACGGCAGTGACGGGGCGCTCGGCGCGGCCCGCTGGGCCGGCGCGGTTGCCGCGCGGTTCGGCGCGCCGCTGCGCATCGTGCACGCCCTGCCGTCCATCGGCCGCAATCTGACCCAGACCGCAGCAGCCCTGACCGCGGCGATGATGTCGTATCAGCGCGACATGGCCCAGGCGTTCCTCAAGGCCGCGGAGGAGGCCGTGCGCGCCGATCATCCCGAGCTGTCGATATCCACGGTCTCGTTCAACGAACCCGCCGACCAGGTGCTGATCGAGGCCAGCCGGGAGGCGCGGCTCGTCGTCCTCGGCGGTAAGACGGTGACCCCCGCGGCAGCCCTGTTGATCGGGTCGACGGCGCTGTCCGTGGCGACGCGGGCCGCGTGCCCGGTGGTCGCCTTCCGCGGGGATCGGGTCGCCCCGGGGGACGGCCCGGTCGTCGTCGGGGTCGACGACAGTCCCGCGGCCCAGGCCGCACTGGAGACGGCATTCCAGTTCGCCGATCGGTTCGGGTTGGCGCTCAATGCCGTGCGCTCGTTGTCGTTGGCTGCACCGGCGGAGACCGGTGTCTCCATCCCGCTGCTGATCGACTGGGACGGTGTGGAGTCCGCCGAACTGCTGGCGCTGACCGAGACCGTCGACGTCCACAACAAGAACCATCGGGGCGTCGACGCCAAATGTTTCGTCGAGCCCGACTCGCCCGGCAAGGCCCTGTTGAAGCACGTCGAGGACTCCGGACTTGTGGTGGTCGGATCCCGCGGGCGCAACGCGCTGGCCGGTGTGCTGCTGGGTTCGACGAGTCTCAACCTGCTGCACCACAGTCCGGTACCGGTGATGATCTGTCGGGCACAAGGAGATTCGGATGAGTGAGCACGGCGTCCGGCGCGGCATCGTCGTCGGGGTTGACGGGTCGCCGGCATCGGACAACGCGGTGGCGTGGGCTGCTCGGGACGCGACACTGCGGGGCGTCGAGCTCACGTTGGTGTACGCATTGCCGGGTGCCATGTCGCCGGTGTGGTTGGATGTGGCGCTGCCCCAGGAATACTGGGATTATCAGGACCAGCAGGGGCAGGACGTCCTCGATGCTGCCCGCCGGGTCGCCGTGGAAGTGGCCGGGACGCACCCGCTGGACATCATTGCCAAAGCTGTTCCTGGGCATGCGGTTGCGACGCTGATCGAGTACTCGCGGCAGGCTGAGCTGGTGGTCGTGGGTTCCCGCGGCCTGAGCAAATGGGGACGCCGACTGCTCGGATCGGTGAGCTCGAGTCTGGCGCACCACGCCCACGGTCCGGTGGCGGTGATCCCACACAACGAACGCCCGCAGACGGCGCCGGTGGTAGTCGGGGTCGACGGGTCACCTGCGTCTGAGCTCGCCACCGCGATGGCGTTCGACGAGGCGTCGCGTCGCGGTGTCGAGCTCGTGGTCCTCCACACCTGGGCGGACCTGAACTTCGAGTTCCCCGCCGTCAGGTGGGAGGACCTGAGCTCCCAGGCCGAGCGTGCGCTGGCTGAACAGCTGGCCGGGTGGGGTGAGCGGTATCCCGATGTCGCCGTCCGGCGGGTGGTCATGCCCGATCAGCCGGCCCGGCAACTACTGGCTCAGGCGGAAAACGCGCAGCTCGTGGTGGTCGGTAACCGGGGTCGGGGTGGATTCGCCGGGATGTTGCTCGGCTCGGTCAGTTCCGCGGTGGTGCATTCATCCACCGCGCCGGTGATCGTTGCGCGGCAAACCAACTGATTGTTGATAGTCCTCAACACGAAGAACCGCACACGGGACGGCACGCTTCGCTAGATTTGGGGGCGTGGCTGTGCAGGCATCACGCGAGGCGGTTTTCGACGCCTCGCCGGAGGCGATCATGGAGGTGCTCGCCGACGTCGACGCGCTGCCGTCCTGGTCGGCGGTGCACCGTCGCGTCAAGGTCATCGACCGCTATCCCGACGGCAGGCCCCACCATGTCAAGACCACCATGCGGCTGCTGGGCATCACCGACAAAGAGCTCCTCGAGTTCC
Coding sequences within:
- a CDS encoding TetR/AcrR family transcriptional regulator, whose amino-acid sequence is MVRPAQTARSERTREALRQAALVRFLAQGVEDTSAEQIAADAGVSLRTFYRHFTSKHDLLFADYDAGLHWFRAALAERPASESVLDSVQSAILAFPYDVDAVTKIASMRAVELDPDRIVRHIRQVESDFADAVAELLVARRGRVPLGDDRLRIVVTARCVAASVFGAMELWMIGNEAGERSLPELARMCRAALEALRSGLD
- a CDS encoding TetR/AcrR family transcriptional regulator — its product is MNSPTTSVETDNSAFRSRLLDAMIQSVIEDGYQNTTVADIVRRAKTSRRTFYEHFASREECFVALLTSVNTKHVGEIAGKVERQAPWQDQVRQAVEAWIGSYQAHPELMLAWIRDLPTMGTAARALQRESMENFITMVEVMTSSEAFRSAGVSISRRRTIMMIGGLRELTAMTVETGGEVGEIIEDAVQACTAMLTPLS
- a CDS encoding DUF2834 domain-containing protein, producing the protein MVSLIVHAILGVTVVALVVRLNPGIFARPPGPALSRVELAFYVVGLASIPICWYFNMQFVSQYAQPGGNPIWGPGSWQEFITLGYANPAAGSASADYTIANVILLPLFTIIDGLRRGIRHPWLFFVASLFTSFAFAFAFYFATIERQRRHQQAQVAVS
- a CDS encoding DUF692 domain-containing protein, encoding MTVTARTVPALGDVGLGWRREIAGLMADLTPGFCEVIAEAVPMRRRRARPDPLLAGLAAAGVPVIPHGVALSLGGVEPVQPARIHRLAACAEALGSPLVSEHIAFVRAGGIEAGHLLPVPRTREAVDVLARNITRTCRQLPVPLAVENIAAFVEWPESDLSESEFLTELIERTDVLLVLDVANVYANARNRGLDPHRELARLPIERVAYSHVAGGRQDDDFYHDTHTDRTPPEVLDLVTALRERVDTPFMLERDGRYPPAAELFDELDAIATAAGAAPITTCARKAWA
- a CDS encoding TIGR04222 domain-containing membrane protein, with translation MSIEEMIDRYASAMTAEAKWYLAALVAAAVFAVLWRTATAPRRPVNQDPISPTELALLRSEVAPVVAALAGLRASGRITGNGRVDRAVPAGPQDDRFTEQTLARVAADAGHTVPSLYNDSQADLAALEEQLSERGLLRSRSERTRMRWGAAPSFLVLAVGIAFCVYLATHVEEQPSYVVPLVVLTLATVSYSALVLPRLLTVGRLTRAGRQRLAAEQGHLAYLDPAKRPAFETYGPAAVALSAALFGTAALWAVDPDYSSSVQLAGDPSGGGDGGGCGASCGGDGGGGGGCGGCGGCGGCGG
- a CDS encoding phytoene desaturase family protein, which produces MAEYDAIVIGAGHNGLAAAALLARAGKRTLCLEAKRYAGGMASTVELFDGYRFEIAGSLQFPTSAVVSAELGLDALPTVDLEVMSVSLRGIGDPPVVYYADPMKMLGHLGEVHGADAVAGMAGLMAWSLAPTRALGRFDAGRPPRTLDEMYACAATESERAAIDDLLFGSVSDVLDRYLPDKDKHGALRGMLAFLAVNTTYRGPETPGSAAALAYGLAVPDENAVLMKKLAGGIGALTDHLHALLTAAGGELRLRSSVDRITVDAGRITGVRLSDGTAITAPVVVSAIAPDTTVTKLIDPEAIPAEVRERFTRIDHRGSYLQMHFALDGAPTFDAPYELLNDPEMQAAIGIFSTPEELQQQWQDARRGIVPADPAIAFQIPSAHDPTLAPAGKHAASAFALWFPVEESASGYGELKDEMGRRVIEKISRLAPDFEKRIIRHTTFTPRHMGTMFGAPGGDYCHGLIHPEQMGPNRPGPKGYVGQPIPIDGLYLASAGCHGGPGITFIPGYNAAKAVLDD
- a CDS encoding DUF4132 domain-containing protein, producing MTDGFLEELEAHAEVRFGLPAANALGMLRDRWVIIGDDHHVLRALTEQLSQDPGYLEFARRILTIADSRLAAIYEGTEPFVADKAFTAADARVIERAALVALTLDADWAEPIPRILGRAAIAPRAAAKSAPSQAAAFALARAIMAAPTPESVAGLADTTRDVRHAGIKKKFTRYVKEARRAIGGRPDVALRLPFDTAPSKAQLTTWTKALEAGWLVSASWSYSTWIDAAFAVPVAPISKSLVWQIVDGPAFLGEPGDFADAEGRPVGVLDSARIRLWHPAAATHAERSAWRLRVRNLKLVQPFAQVLREHYTNADADRLIADHAILNVRQLTGLYRAEGWTSGGHETITRRVGTVGAEMWFDGSVYPGSGLETCSAAGLRVGALGMAADGSVTIAVEGCDDVPAVSEIIRSADLIVSASTVAALRD
- a CDS encoding L,D-transpeptidase, whose product is MVGCALILGAGTAQADPAPFEPPRLVPADGSTVGVAQPIIINFPGPVDDAGATENAIHVSSVPEVPGKFYWITPTQLRWRPLSFWPAHTAVTVDAGGTVSNFNTGDTLVATANDTTHQLTVTRNGTVEKTIPMSMGKASGGHQTPNGTFYVQEKMPSVVMDSSTYGVPVNSPNGYKLTVDLAVRFDDSGDFVHSAPWSVADQGKRNVSHGCINISPANAQWFFDNFKPGDPIIVQNSTGTYSRYDGSNDWQI